A genomic stretch from Telmatocola sphagniphila includes:
- a CDS encoding SET domain-containing protein, which yields MTAPPRLEIRRTSHKGRGVFTLDPIVKNQLVLPMRGEILRGDQLTDDMLAMQIGPDLWLCSDGNRLDDCANHSCNPNTGFLTGKPELFALRNIDAGEEIVWDYSTSLSEPGWTLDCACGEANCRKVVRSWGELEPLHRERLRNWTLEYIRHL from the coding sequence ATGACAGCGCCTCCCCGACTGGAAATTCGACGGACTTCGCACAAAGGTCGCGGCGTCTTCACGCTCGATCCCATCGTCAAAAATCAGCTCGTGCTGCCCATGCGGGGCGAGATTCTGCGCGGCGATCAACTCACCGACGATATGCTGGCCATGCAGATCGGTCCCGATCTCTGGTTGTGCTCCGACGGGAACCGCCTCGACGATTGCGCCAATCACTCCTGCAATCCCAACACCGGTTTTCTGACCGGAAAGCCGGAGCTCTTTGCCTTGCGAAATATTGATGCCGGCGAAGAAATCGTCTGGGATTACTCGACGTCTCTGTCGGAACCAGGCTGGACTCTCGATTGTGCTTGCGGAGAAGCCAACTGTCGGAAAGTGGTGCGATCCTGGGGAGAACTGGAACCGCTGCATCGGGAACGGCTGCGAAATTGGACTTTAGAATACATCCGCCATTTGTAA
- a CDS encoding rhodanese-like domain-containing protein: protein MIAQIKPRELADLIANGENLYLVDVRQPWENEHCRIANSVLIPLNELIEHMGEIDPPEGAKIVVYCHHGIRSLTGATLIQQAGFQNVASLSGGIDAWSKQIDPKVPLY, encoded by the coding sequence ATGATAGCGCAAATCAAACCGCGAGAGTTGGCCGACCTGATTGCCAACGGCGAGAATCTCTATCTGGTCGATGTGCGGCAACCGTGGGAAAACGAACACTGTCGGATCGCCAACAGTGTTCTGATTCCGCTGAACGAATTGATTGAGCATATGGGCGAGATCGATCCGCCGGAAGGGGCGAAGATCGTAGTTTACTGCCATCACGGCATTCGCAGCTTAACCGGGGCGACATTGATTCAACAGGCCGGCTTTCAGAATGTGGCCTCGCTGTCGGGTGGGATCGACGCCTGGAGCAAGCAGATCGACCCCAAGGTGCCGCTATATTAA
- a CDS encoding DUF1570 domain-containing protein, whose translation MRRFFLLASVVALWGSVSSVLADYVIIRVILKNSESQSMAGNSGPGGKGNPGSPGVPGGPGGSGGPPSPGGPSGPGGPSGPGVPGGPGPRGGGPGVPGGPGAPRGGGPGAPGVPGGPGGGQGNAGQNSSITHVTLNPNDYVTVVLQVDKILPEERRAGIGTLPVSIQTKWGRTFLFQDRSEILVDFARMPNPNPRLPGSIIATPLKAFENHHKNAHNVPEAFLADADFALGRGLPNKAASTLDELIEKIDKNEIKNPSERVTKAIEAYKKIKPYLTSPTTVETTANKWTKQLNATKLTSEHFAIVHTSQEPERDGILRRLGHFEKAYQNFYLWFALRGQALPPIKEKMVVAILNDAERFRDQKSAFEVTDMVNDGFILQSENVAILSLQRLDLPARTFTSSMTTPVYRDFSLSSNFSREDLLAGKFPPGTKTIGTGKLVKEVIRAQTLALVDVALQEEAEIAAATHEGTQLLMAATNLVPATAPAPKWLRFGLASFFATPKGNFPHGAPVKVAFWPGAGAPNWSYMRFFTEMLVNKELMRDPKNPFNEANLLHATLSDDYFSAAHDLAKLEEHARELTGGSNNTVDGGGRGNHEEDAKSLLSGLGLPDSQKMLLKARTLAWALTYYLMKQRYDEFEKYLKELATMPRDVELDEAALISAFGHAFKLSESFVQDESLKVEAFMGMGKNWIDYMKKERSPTEELKLEPPVAAQNNNGAGPGSGFPGGPGAPGGPGGPGVPGGPGGRPGPGGPGGGRGGPGGGGGPGGGNG comes from the coding sequence ATGAGGCGATTTTTCCTCCTCGCATCGGTAGTGGCACTCTGGGGTTCCGTCTCCTCGGTTCTGGCAGATTACGTCATTATTCGCGTGATACTCAAGAACTCCGAAAGCCAAAGCATGGCTGGTAATTCGGGGCCAGGTGGAAAAGGCAATCCGGGTTCACCCGGTGTGCCCGGCGGACCCGGCGGTAGCGGCGGCCCTCCTTCCCCCGGCGGACCCAGTGGTCCCGGTGGACCCAGTGGCCCTGGCGTACCCGGTGGTCCGGGACCGCGCGGCGGTGGTCCGGGGGTACCCGGTGGACCCGGGGCTCCTCGAGGAGGTGGCCCAGGCGCTCCCGGCGTGCCAGGTGGTCCCGGCGGCGGCCAAGGTAATGCCGGCCAGAACTCCAGTATTACTCACGTCACGTTGAATCCCAACGATTACGTCACGGTTGTGCTTCAAGTAGACAAGATCCTGCCGGAAGAACGTCGGGCGGGGATTGGCACTCTCCCCGTCAGCATTCAGACAAAATGGGGTCGAACGTTCCTGTTCCAGGATCGCTCGGAGATTCTGGTCGATTTCGCACGCATGCCGAATCCGAACCCCCGTTTGCCGGGCTCGATCATCGCCACCCCCCTAAAAGCTTTTGAAAATCACCACAAGAACGCCCATAACGTACCCGAAGCTTTCCTGGCGGATGCCGATTTCGCGCTGGGTCGAGGCTTGCCCAACAAGGCCGCTTCCACTCTGGACGAGTTGATCGAAAAGATTGACAAGAATGAAATCAAAAACCCCTCGGAGCGGGTCACCAAGGCCATCGAGGCCTACAAGAAAATCAAGCCTTATCTGACGAGCCCGACCACGGTCGAGACGACGGCCAACAAGTGGACCAAACAGCTCAACGCGACCAAATTAACCAGCGAGCACTTCGCCATTGTGCATACCTCGCAGGAACCGGAACGCGATGGCATCCTCCGCCGTTTGGGCCATTTCGAAAAAGCGTACCAGAACTTCTATCTCTGGTTCGCGCTTCGCGGCCAGGCTCTGCCGCCGATCAAGGAAAAAATGGTTGTTGCCATTCTGAATGACGCCGAAAGATTCCGGGATCAGAAATCGGCCTTCGAAGTGACCGACATGGTCAACGACGGCTTCATCCTCCAATCGGAAAATGTGGCCATCCTGTCCCTGCAACGACTCGATTTGCCGGCCCGCACTTTCACCAGTTCCATGACCACGCCGGTCTATCGCGATTTCAGTCTGAGCAGCAACTTCAGTCGAGAAGATCTTCTCGCCGGTAAGTTCCCCCCCGGTACTAAAACCATTGGTACCGGGAAGTTGGTTAAGGAAGTAATTCGAGCGCAGACGCTGGCTTTGGTCGATGTCGCTCTTCAAGAAGAAGCGGAAATCGCCGCGGCGACCCATGAAGGGACACAGCTATTGATGGCCGCGACGAATCTGGTGCCTGCAACGGCGCCGGCTCCTAAGTGGCTGCGATTTGGTCTTGCCAGCTTCTTCGCGACTCCGAAGGGCAATTTCCCTCACGGTGCTCCCGTCAAGGTGGCCTTCTGGCCTGGCGCGGGTGCCCCCAACTGGTCTTACATGCGTTTCTTCACGGAAATGCTGGTTAACAAAGAACTCATGCGGGATCCCAAGAATCCTTTTAATGAGGCCAACCTGCTCCACGCGACACTGAGTGACGATTATTTCAGCGCCGCCCACGACCTGGCCAAGCTCGAGGAACACGCTCGCGAATTGACTGGCGGTTCGAATAACACCGTGGATGGCGGCGGCCGGGGCAACCACGAAGAAGACGCCAAGAGCCTCCTGAGCGGACTTGGATTGCCGGACTCGCAAAAAATGCTGCTTAAAGCCCGTACGCTTGCCTGGGCGCTGACTTATTACCTGATGAAGCAGCGCTACGACGAGTTCGAAAAGTATCTCAAAGAATTGGCCACCATGCCACGGGATGTGGAACTGGATGAAGCCGCTCTGATTTCGGCGTTCGGACATGCTTTCAAACTTTCGGAATCGTTCGTTCAGGATGAATCGCTCAAGGTGGAAGCCTTCATGGGCATGGGCAAGAACTGGATCGATTACATGAAGAAAGAACGGTCGCCGACCGAAGAGTTGAAGCTGGAACCCCCTGTGGCCGCACAGAATAACAATGGTGCAGGTCCAGGTTCAGGCTTCCCAGGTGGTCCAGGTGCACCCGGTGGACCGGGTGGGCCGGGTGTCCCCGGTGGACCAGGCGGACG
- a CDS encoding mannose-1-phosphate guanylyltransferase produces MLHAMIMAGGGGTRFWPRSRVKKPKQFLTFSGDRTLLQSTIDRTESQVPTDRVWILTSAAHRAEAIHQLPELDENHVVGEPMGRDTAPCIALGAALIAKEHPAGIIIVMPADHLIEPVQEFRRAVHAAEQLALDHPEALITFGIPPTYPAVGYGYIQRGASAGQKQNVPVYEVKQFREKPNFDDAQKYIASGEFYWNSGIFVWKVSAILGELKRQKPEMLEVVQKIADAWGTADQEHVFRQEYPKAEKISIDYAVMEKAKQVLVLQAPYQWDDVGSWLALERRNPQDAQGNTIQANHVGIDTSNCVIAGDSERLIATIGVSNLLIIQDGDATLIADRKDEAAVKQIVDRLKAPGLDKFL; encoded by the coding sequence ATGCTCCATGCCATGATCATGGCCGGTGGTGGCGGCACCCGATTCTGGCCCCGAAGCCGCGTCAAAAAGCCCAAGCAATTCCTTACCTTTTCCGGCGATCGCACTCTCCTTCAATCGACTATTGATCGAACGGAATCTCAGGTTCCGACCGATCGTGTGTGGATCCTCACCAGTGCCGCACATCGGGCGGAAGCGATCCATCAATTGCCGGAGTTGGATGAGAATCACGTGGTTGGCGAACCGATGGGACGGGACACGGCTCCCTGCATCGCTTTGGGGGCCGCGCTGATCGCCAAGGAGCATCCGGCGGGCATTATCATCGTTATGCCGGCCGATCACCTCATTGAACCGGTACAGGAATTTCGCCGGGCGGTGCACGCCGCGGAGCAACTGGCCCTGGATCATCCCGAAGCGCTGATCACTTTCGGCATTCCACCTACCTATCCGGCGGTCGGCTACGGATATATCCAGCGTGGCGCCTCGGCGGGACAAAAGCAGAATGTCCCGGTTTATGAGGTGAAGCAATTCCGTGAGAAGCCGAATTTTGACGATGCGCAGAAGTACATCGCTTCCGGTGAGTTCTACTGGAACAGCGGCATTTTCGTCTGGAAGGTGTCGGCTATTCTCGGAGAATTGAAACGGCAAAAACCGGAAATGCTGGAAGTCGTGCAAAAAATCGCCGATGCCTGGGGCACCGCAGATCAGGAGCACGTCTTCCGGCAGGAATATCCCAAGGCCGAAAAGATCTCCATTGACTACGCAGTGATGGAGAAAGCGAAGCAGGTCCTCGTCCTGCAGGCTCCCTATCAATGGGATGACGTCGGTAGCTGGTTGGCTCTGGAGCGACGCAATCCGCAGGATGCTCAGGGCAACACCATCCAGGCCAATCATGTGGGAATCGACACTTCCAATTGCGTGATCGCCGGGGATTCCGAACGATTGATTGCGACGATCGGTGTTTCCAATCTACTGATCATTCAGGATGGCGATGCCACCTTGATTGCGGACCGTAAGGATGAAGCCGCCGTGAAGCAGATTGTGGACCGATTGAAAGCGCCTGGTCTGGACAAATTTCTGTGA
- the ybeY gene encoding rRNA maturation RNase YbeY produces the protein MISVTVASPQEIHPLPYQRLRECARAVVEGEGFKEGKISLAFVDNTTIHRINKQFLNHDEPTDVITFPWSGSGAKKLEGELVIGVEVAIEQAIDRGHSTDEELCLYVIHGCLHLCGYDDRKPKDSKLMRKMERQYLAALGLPAIADE, from the coding sequence ATGATTTCCGTTACGGTCGCATCGCCCCAGGAGATCCACCCCCTCCCCTACCAACGGTTGCGGGAATGTGCCCGGGCCGTCGTCGAAGGGGAAGGTTTCAAGGAAGGCAAAATCAGCCTCGCCTTCGTGGATAATACGACCATCCATCGCATCAACAAGCAGTTTCTCAATCACGATGAGCCCACCGATGTGATTACTTTTCCCTGGAGCGGCTCCGGAGCAAAAAAGCTGGAGGGAGAACTGGTCATCGGTGTGGAGGTGGCCATTGAGCAGGCCATCGACCGCGGCCATAGCACCGATGAAGAGCTTTGCCTCTACGTCATTCACGGCTGCCTGCATCTGTGCGGCTACGACGACCGCAAACCCAAAGACTCCAAGTTAATGCGAAAGATGGAACGCCAGTATCTAGCGGCCCTGGGTCTTCCCGCCATCGCAGACGAATAG
- the ruvX gene encoding Holliday junction resolvase RuvX: MIAGRLLGMDFGTVRIGLSVCDPDKIIVSPLPKLNRSSLEADQKFLQKLLMEESIAAIVLGLPIHLSGNEGKKSLEVRAFAEWLKTFVSRPVFLWDERFSSSEADELLALRQISAKKRKELRDSLSAVVILQSFIEAGCPEDYTPRALDG, translated from the coding sequence GTGATAGCAGGTCGGCTGCTGGGAATGGACTTCGGCACGGTGCGGATCGGCCTTTCGGTGTGCGATCCGGACAAGATCATCGTTTCGCCCTTGCCCAAGTTGAATCGAAGTTCGCTGGAGGCCGATCAGAAGTTTCTGCAAAAGCTTCTCATGGAGGAATCCATCGCGGCCATTGTGTTGGGTCTGCCCATTCATCTGAGTGGAAATGAAGGCAAGAAATCCCTCGAAGTGCGGGCTTTTGCGGAGTGGCTGAAAACCTTCGTTTCTCGACCGGTTTTCCTTTGGGATGAACGGTTCTCATCGTCGGAAGCAGATGAATTGCTGGCCCTTCGGCAGATCTCGGCCAAAAAACGGAAAGAGCTGCGCGATTCGCTGTCGGCCGTGGTAATCCTGCAAAGTTTCATCGAAGCGGGTTGTCCCGAGGATTATACCCCCCGCGCTCTCGACGGCTGA
- a CDS encoding UTP--glucose-1-phosphate uridylyltransferase translates to MRDLPPDLFHRLTNHRQEHLLLGWEKLTHAERLAFINQIAGIDLSLIDRLYSNQDQLFPALNPDHIKPAPLEEAASGDSETREIGHQALSNGELAVLLVAGGQGSRLGFDKPKGMYPVGPISNKTLFQIHVEKVFALRRRYTRSIPLLVMTSPATHTDTEQYFEENNYFGLPKEDITFFQQGTMPSVEIQTGRLLLEKPGLIFTSPNGHGGTLTALSETGLLDDLKRRGTKHLFYFQVDNPLVKICDPAFVGRHVATRSELSSKAIAKEYPKEKMGVFALINGRCNIVEYSDLPDELANARSEKGDLLHKAGSPAIHIFEMEFLERITRGEHRLPFHVARKKVPCLDANGHFHSPTVENALKFEMFIFDSLPLADRWLLILEKRREEFAPLKNATGEDSPEAVRQALSNLAADWCRHARLPVPVDKSFKSLVPLEISPRFAMDAVEFAARVGPVQSIDMSNYWE, encoded by the coding sequence ATGCGCGATCTACCTCCCGATTTGTTTCACCGTCTGACCAATCACCGGCAGGAGCATCTGCTTCTGGGGTGGGAAAAATTAACTCACGCGGAGCGGTTGGCGTTCATCAATCAGATTGCTGGCATCGACCTCAGTTTGATCGATCGGCTTTACTCAAATCAGGATCAGCTTTTCCCGGCTCTGAATCCGGATCACATCAAGCCCGCCCCCCTCGAAGAAGCCGCTTCCGGGGACAGCGAAACCCGGGAAATCGGGCATCAAGCGCTTTCTAATGGCGAACTGGCGGTTCTGCTCGTTGCAGGCGGGCAGGGCAGTCGGCTGGGCTTCGATAAGCCCAAAGGGATGTATCCGGTCGGGCCGATTTCCAACAAGACGCTCTTTCAGATCCACGTGGAGAAAGTATTCGCCCTGCGCCGGCGGTACACGCGGTCCATTCCCTTGCTGGTGATGACCAGCCCGGCCACCCACACCGATACAGAACAGTATTTCGAAGAAAACAACTACTTCGGGCTCCCGAAAGAAGACATCACGTTCTTTCAGCAGGGTACGATGCCTTCGGTGGAAATTCAGACCGGACGGCTGCTCCTCGAAAAACCGGGGCTGATTTTCACCAGTCCCAACGGACACGGCGGCACGCTCACGGCCCTTTCGGAAACAGGTCTGCTCGATGATCTGAAACGTCGGGGCACCAAGCACCTGTTTTATTTCCAGGTCGATAATCCCCTGGTGAAAATTTGCGATCCCGCTTTTGTCGGCCGACACGTCGCTACTCGTTCGGAGCTTTCTTCGAAGGCGATCGCCAAGGAATATCCGAAAGAAAAAATGGGTGTTTTCGCGCTGATCAATGGACGCTGCAACATCGTCGAGTACTCCGATTTACCGGATGAGCTTGCAAATGCCCGGAGCGAAAAAGGGGATTTACTGCACAAAGCGGGTAGCCCGGCCATTCATATCTTCGAGATGGAATTTCTCGAGCGAATCACCCGAGGTGAACATCGTCTCCCTTTCCATGTCGCCCGCAAAAAAGTTCCCTGTCTCGATGCTAACGGCCATTTCCACTCGCCTACGGTTGAGAATGCCCTGAAATTCGAGATGTTCATTTTCGATTCGCTGCCGCTGGCGGATCGCTGGTTATTGATTCTGGAGAAACGGCGGGAAGAGTTCGCCCCCCTGAAGAACGCCACCGGGGAGGATTCGCCCGAAGCCGTACGGCAAGCGCTGAGTAATCTGGCCGCCGACTGGTGCCGACACGCCAGGTTGCCCGTACCGGTTGATAAGAGCTTCAAGTCGCTGGTTCCGCTCGAGATTAGCCCCCGATTTGCCATGGATGCGGTGGAGTTTGCCGCACGGGTGGGGCCGGTACAGAGCATCGATATGTCAAACTATTGGGAATAA
- the uvrB gene encoding excinuclease ABC subunit UvrB, with amino-acid sequence MGLPFQLSGEYEPAGDQPKAIKQLLEGFAAGKKYQVLLGATGTGKTFTAANIIAALNKPTLVLAHNKTLAAQLYKELKNFFPHNAVNYFVSYYDYYQPEAYIPQRDIYIEKDSSINENIDRLRLAATSALVSRQDVIIVASVSCIYGLGSPSDYKRMMVYLPKGEVIERDKLLLKLVDIQYQRNDIAFERGKFRVHGDVIEVWPAHEEIALRIELFGDELERLFVINPTSGEVLQEKDELYIFPAKHFVTTEERVRIAIEGIEKELNERLEQFKKEGKLLEAERLKARCRYDLDMLREVGYCSGIENYARWFSGRKPGEPPYTLIDFFPEDFLCVVDESHVSLPQVRGMYAGDRSRKETLVEHGFRLPSALDNRPMKFEEFVSRLKQCLCMSATPGDVELNFTGGEVVEQIIRPTGLVDPVIHIKPARGQVADLATEIKLRADRQERVLVTTLTKRMSEDLTNYFKDIGLRCKWLHSELDAIERITVLRELREGAFDVLVGVNLLREGLDLPEVSLVAILDADKEGFLRSTTSMIQTIGRAARNVNAEVILYADGMTDSMQRAMSETARRREAQLAYNKEHGITPRTVKTAIKNFIEEEIQSHQIAQEAAGKSEADYITAEYLEELQAEMLKAAQELDFERAATLRDKIAKLKGENVASPQIKKKRGSKKKWN; translated from the coding sequence ATGGGTCTGCCATTTCAGCTGTCTGGCGAGTACGAACCTGCCGGAGATCAACCTAAAGCCATCAAGCAACTCCTCGAAGGTTTTGCGGCCGGGAAGAAGTATCAAGTGCTTCTGGGGGCTACCGGAACGGGTAAAACCTTCACGGCGGCCAACATTATCGCCGCCCTGAACAAACCGACGCTCGTCTTGGCCCACAACAAGACTCTGGCGGCCCAGCTCTACAAGGAGTTGAAGAACTTCTTCCCCCACAATGCGGTCAATTATTTCGTCAGCTATTACGACTATTACCAGCCGGAAGCCTACATTCCCCAGCGCGATATCTACATCGAAAAAGATTCGAGCATCAACGAAAATATCGACCGGTTGCGACTGGCGGCCACCAGTGCCCTGGTCAGCCGGCAAGATGTGATTATCGTGGCTTCCGTTTCCTGCATCTACGGGTTGGGTTCCCCCAGCGACTACAAGCGGATGATGGTCTATCTCCCCAAAGGAGAGGTGATCGAACGGGACAAATTGCTGTTGAAACTGGTCGATATCCAGTATCAGCGCAACGATATCGCCTTCGAACGCGGGAAGTTTCGCGTTCACGGCGATGTGATCGAAGTCTGGCCGGCGCATGAGGAAATTGCCCTGCGAATCGAGCTGTTCGGCGATGAACTCGAGCGATTGTTCGTTATCAACCCGACCTCCGGCGAAGTACTACAGGAGAAGGACGAACTCTACATCTTCCCGGCCAAGCACTTCGTCACGACCGAGGAACGGGTTCGAATTGCCATAGAAGGCATTGAGAAAGAATTAAACGAACGGCTTGAACAGTTCAAAAAGGAAGGAAAACTGCTCGAAGCGGAACGGCTGAAAGCCCGCTGCCGTTATGATCTGGATATGCTCCGAGAAGTCGGCTACTGCTCGGGCATCGAGAACTACGCCCGCTGGTTTTCCGGCCGTAAACCGGGGGAGCCACCCTATACGCTCATCGATTTTTTTCCGGAGGATTTCCTCTGTGTGGTGGACGAATCCCACGTCAGCCTACCGCAGGTGCGGGGCATGTATGCCGGCGACCGCAGCCGCAAGGAAACGCTGGTGGAGCATGGCTTCCGACTACCCAGCGCGCTCGATAATCGACCCATGAAATTCGAGGAATTTGTAAGCAGGTTGAAGCAGTGTCTTTGCATGTCGGCCACGCCGGGAGATGTGGAACTGAATTTCACGGGCGGGGAGGTCGTCGAACAGATCATTCGACCCACCGGGCTGGTCGATCCGGTGATCCACATCAAACCGGCCCGTGGCCAGGTGGCCGATCTCGCCACGGAAATCAAGCTCCGGGCTGATCGCCAAGAGCGGGTGCTGGTCACCACGCTCACCAAAAGAATGTCCGAAGATTTAACTAACTACTTCAAGGACATCGGCTTGCGCTGCAAGTGGCTGCATAGCGAATTGGATGCTATCGAGCGTATTACCGTTCTTAGAGAGTTACGCGAAGGGGCCTTCGACGTTCTGGTCGGGGTCAACCTGTTGCGCGAAGGGCTCGATCTCCCGGAAGTTTCGCTGGTGGCCATTCTGGATGCGGACAAGGAAGGGTTTCTGCGCAGCACCACTTCGATGATCCAAACCATCGGTCGAGCGGCCCGTAATGTCAACGCAGAGGTCATACTTTACGCCGACGGCATGACCGATTCCATGCAGCGGGCCATGAGCGAGACGGCACGCCGTCGCGAGGCGCAACTCGCTTACAACAAAGAGCATGGGATTACACCGAGGACTGTAAAAACAGCGATCAAAAATTTCATTGAGGAAGAGATTCAATCCCATCAGATCGCGCAGGAAGCGGCCGGTAAATCCGAAGCGGACTATATCACGGCGGAATACCTCGAGGAATTGCAGGCCGAAATGCTCAAAGCCGCCCAGGAACTCGATTTCGAGCGAGCCGCCACCCTTCGCGATAAGATTGCCAAACTTAAGGGCGAAAATGTCGCATCCCCGCAGATTAAAAAGAAGCGAGGATCTAAGAAAAAATGGAATTAA
- a CDS encoding peptide MFS transporter: protein MSTSETSAPQPKGHPIGFRFFFWGEFAERFSFYGMRAILALYMVDELGISKANASLYQSLFLAAVYFTPLIGGFIADNFFGKYWTIVGFSLPYLIGQFLVGFPNNYVFVGSLALLAMGSGVIKPNISSLMGMTYDQQRPGQDTLRSAAFSWFYFAVNTGAFLSQIILPYMRDHHGYRVAFLTPFAFMALALTIFALGKKYYALETGERKVATSEETADKWKVLGLVVLLFAPCCFFWAIFDQSSFTWVYFTDTYSNTVIHLPILGEVPFSSDGLQFFNSLFILIFVPISIWFWKFLDRRGIKIKATTKLFTGFMLTALCMLIMAGAGFQAGEMKETLRISTPFADFILPAESFKLDGADLPMDKNKTVTFEDDKKFASGSLQEGDFNLHFGEGKIVKKKVNFQDGTLETPAGTLVFANGLIDIEKSTLLYNAQDKKIINAVNPPKSVISMIPKPDYVKETLAKFESGAPKAETGETKSDAKITISNFEYVPKEQQVTVWWQIFAYLILTFAEILVSITGLELAFVIAPDSMKSLITGCWLATVGVANLAINAPITGYYPEMRPGVYFTMLTIMMLVVAFAFLFIVKFVNKEMAARDASKGKK from the coding sequence TTGAGTACGAGCGAGACGTCCGCCCCACAACCCAAGGGGCACCCAATCGGTTTTCGTTTCTTTTTCTGGGGGGAATTCGCGGAGCGATTTTCGTTCTACGGGATGCGGGCGATTCTCGCTCTGTATATGGTTGACGAGTTAGGCATCAGCAAGGCGAATGCAAGCTTATATCAATCTCTGTTTCTCGCAGCCGTTTATTTCACACCGCTGATCGGCGGCTTCATCGCGGACAACTTCTTCGGAAAATATTGGACCATTGTGGGCTTTTCCTTGCCCTATCTGATCGGTCAGTTCTTAGTCGGATTCCCGAATAACTATGTTTTTGTCGGTTCACTCGCCTTGTTAGCCATGGGTTCGGGTGTAATAAAACCGAACATATCGTCGCTAATGGGTATGACGTACGATCAGCAAAGGCCGGGGCAGGATACACTGCGATCCGCTGCTTTTTCCTGGTTTTATTTTGCGGTGAATACCGGCGCCTTTTTATCGCAAATTATTTTGCCCTACATGCGTGACCACCACGGTTACCGCGTGGCCTTCCTGACCCCATTTGCCTTCATGGCCCTGGCCCTGACGATCTTTGCTCTGGGCAAAAAATATTATGCCTTGGAGACTGGAGAACGAAAGGTCGCAACCTCGGAAGAGACTGCGGATAAATGGAAAGTGCTGGGTCTTGTCGTTTTACTCTTTGCGCCGTGCTGTTTCTTCTGGGCAATCTTCGATCAATCGTCATTCACCTGGGTTTACTTCACGGACACCTATTCCAACACGGTAATCCACCTGCCGATTCTCGGCGAAGTTCCCTTCTCCTCGGACGGACTGCAGTTTTTCAATTCGCTCTTCATCCTGATCTTCGTTCCCATCAGCATCTGGTTTTGGAAGTTTTTGGATCGTCGCGGCATAAAAATCAAGGCAACTACCAAGTTGTTTACGGGGTTCATGCTGACTGCTTTGTGCATGCTGATTATGGCCGGGGCAGGTTTCCAGGCCGGCGAAATGAAGGAGACTCTGAGAATCTCCACTCCGTTCGCGGATTTTATTCTCCCTGCGGAATCCTTCAAATTGGATGGTGCCGATTTGCCCATGGACAAAAATAAAACGGTGACTTTTGAAGACGATAAAAAATTCGCGTCGGGTTCCTTGCAGGAAGGGGATTTCAACCTCCACTTCGGGGAAGGAAAAATCGTCAAGAAAAAAGTGAACTTCCAGGATGGGACGCTCGAAACACCTGCCGGAACTCTGGTCTTCGCGAACGGACTGATCGATATCGAAAAATCTACACTCTTGTATAACGCTCAAGACAAGAAGATCATCAATGCAGTCAACCCGCCGAAATCCGTGATCTCCATGATTCCGAAACCCGATTACGTTAAGGAGACCTTGGCCAAATTTGAAAGCGGCGCTCCTAAGGCGGAGACCGGCGAAACGAAATCCGATGCGAAAATCACGATTTCGAATTTCGAGTACGTTCCCAAAGAACAACAAGTCACAGTCTGGTGGCAGATCTTCGCATATCTGATACTAACTTTTGCCGAAATTCTCGTCTCCATCACTGGACTGGAATTGGCCTTCGTCATCGCACCCGACAGTATGAAAAGTCTGATTACCGGCTGCTGGCTGGCGACGGTCGGCGTGGCCAACCTGGCGATTAATGCCCCCATCACCGGTTATTATCCGGAGATGCGACCGGGCGTGTACTTTACGATGCTTACCATCATGATGCTGGTGGTGGCTTTCGCGTTTTTGTTTATCGTAAAGTTCGTGAACAAGGAAATGGCGGCGAGGGATGCTTCCAAAGGCAAAAAATAG